Genomic segment of Longimicrobiales bacterium:
GGTCAAGGACATCTTCAAGCGCCGCCTGTATCCGAAGGCCTGCAAGGACGAGCATGGGCGTCTAAGAGTCGGCGCTGCCGTCGGAGCTTCGCCCGCGGATCTCGAACGGGCCCAACTGCTCGTTGATGCCGGTGTCGACGTCATTGTGGTAGACACCGCGCACGGGCACTCGGAAGCCGTTCTCGAAGCTGTCGGGCGGGTTCGGGAGCGTTTCCCCGACATTCAACTCATCGGCGGGAACGTGGGCACGGTGGAAGGTGCGAAGGCTCTGGCCGCACGAGGAGTCGATGCGGTGAAGGTGGGCGTAGGCCCGGGCTCGATCTGCACGACCCGTGTAGTGACAGGCGTGGGACTGCCGCAGCTGTCTGCGATCATGGACGCCGTGGCCGGGGTCGATGATTCGATTCCGTGCATCGCCGACGGCGGTATCCGGTACTCAGGTGACATGGTGAAGGCGCTGGCAGCTGGAGCCCATTCCGTGATGATGGGGTCGATGTTCGCAGGTACCGATGAGTCGCCCGGGGAGACATTTCTTCTCGAAGGTCGCCGCTTCAAAACTGTGCGGGGGATGGGCTCTCTCTCCGCGATGGAGGAAGGTTCTGCGGATCGGTACTTCCAGGAGGGCGAGGAAAAGAAGAAGCTCGTTCCTGAAGGCATCGAGGCGCGCGTACCATACAAGGGGCCCGTTTCAGACACAATTTACCAACTCATTGGCGGGCTCCGCAGTGGCATGGGATATTGTGGAGTCGGGACCATCGATGAACTTCGGAGGAACACGCGCTTCAATCGGGTGACGACAGGCGGGCTCAGAGAGTCCCACCCCCATGATGTCACCATCACTCGTGAGGCCCCGAACTACCACGGTTAGGGCGTGAAGCGATCCATTAGCCTCCTCATCTCAGCCGCGGTCGCGTCGCTCACGACCGCTGGCTGTTCGGTGATCGGAGGCTCGAGCCCGACGCCTTCCGCGCCGGCGCCGGTGCCGGTGCCGACGGTTCGCGTACTGCCCGCGAACTTGAAGGCTCTGCCCGGGGCCATCTACCTGACGCCCCCTGAGGGCGAGGCTCAGGTTGACCGGCTCTTGGCATCCCCAGTCATGAGGAATCCGGAGTTCCAGGCCGCCGTGGGCAGGTGGGTCGACTATTGGCAGGGCCCTGCTAAGCCGTGGTTCCCGGTATTCCTCCAGCGGATGGGTGCCTTCGAGCAGACCGTAGACTCGGCACTTTCA
This window contains:
- the guaB gene encoding IMP dehydrogenase; translated protein: MTDGSADGRIVKTALTFDDVLLIPGHSLVHPKDTDVSTWVTRGIELRIPLLAAAMDTVTESAMAIQIAREGGMGIIHKNLSPERQAEEVDRVKRSESGMILNPITLASDGSLQDAHALMSRFSISGVPIVESDGRLVGIITNRDMQFETDLSKPISAVMTSEGLVTVPVGTTLEQAQAILHQHRIEKLPVVDDEGQLRGLITVKDIFKRRLYPKACKDEHGRLRVGAAVGASPADLERAQLLVDAGVDVIVVDTAHGHSEAVLEAVGRVRERFPDIQLIGGNVGTVEGAKALAARGVDAVKVGVGPGSICTTRVVTGVGLPQLSAIMDAVAGVDDSIPCIADGGIRYSGDMVKALAAGAHSVMMGSMFAGTDESPGETFLLEGRRFKTVRGMGSLSAMEEGSADRYFQEGEEKKKLVPEGIEARVPYKGPVSDTIYQLIGGLRSGMGYCGVGTIDELRRNTRFNRVTTGGLRESHPHDVTITREAPNYHG